A DNA window from Allokutzneria albata contains the following coding sequences:
- a CDS encoding alpha/beta hydrolase, which translates to MTPTTPAPHCSPQSTEAGVATWFCRPARITPRTPVQLLVHGATYDHHYWDAYSREAVRRGYATLAVDRLGFGRSAHPDPTKLTLAAQGRVLHELAMGLRRKGFRTIVLNGHSLGALAGRHAAALGGIDAMVLSGVAKPTARAARTPDPASGSPGQDFPFWPAEQDPKFANRNWPPGYMTTKPGARAGLFLHEGDYDPAVAAADEANKDTVPSAELAEADGSTTPPPPAGTPVLTVLGRFDALYCPTTGDCRTDPAGRGAHIVERSGHCINLGHGAADFYRLTFSWLSKEIAVFARSSDSSDAG; encoded by the coding sequence ATGACCCCCACCACGCCCGCGCCCCACTGCTCGCCGCAGAGCACCGAAGCGGGCGTGGCGACCTGGTTCTGCCGACCCGCGCGGATCACCCCGCGGACGCCCGTCCAGCTCCTCGTGCACGGCGCGACCTACGACCACCACTACTGGGACGCGTACTCGCGTGAGGCAGTCCGGCGCGGCTACGCCACCCTCGCGGTCGACCGGCTCGGCTTCGGCCGCAGTGCTCACCCGGACCCCACCAAGCTCACCCTCGCCGCGCAGGGCCGCGTACTGCACGAGCTGGCGATGGGACTGCGCCGGAAGGGATTCCGCACGATCGTCCTCAACGGACACTCGCTCGGAGCGCTGGCGGGCCGTCACGCCGCCGCGCTCGGCGGCATCGACGCGATGGTCCTCAGCGGGGTCGCGAAACCGACCGCCCGAGCGGCGCGGACGCCCGACCCCGCAAGCGGGTCTCCTGGCCAGGACTTCCCGTTCTGGCCCGCCGAGCAGGACCCGAAGTTCGCGAACCGGAACTGGCCGCCCGGCTACATGACCACGAAGCCGGGCGCGCGAGCCGGATTGTTCCTGCACGAAGGGGACTACGACCCCGCCGTGGCCGCCGCCGACGAGGCGAACAAGGACACCGTGCCCTCCGCGGAACTGGCCGAGGCGGACGGTTCCACCACACCGCCACCCCCTGCCGGAACGCCCGTGCTCACCGTGCTCGGCCGTTTCGACGCGCTCTACTGCCCGACGACGGGCGACTGCCGGACCGATCCCGCGGGTCGCGGCGCGCACATCGTCGAGCGCAGCGGCCACTGCATCAACCTCGGCCACGGTGCCGCGGACTTCTACCGGCTGACCTTTTCCTGGCTGTCCAAGGAGATCGCGGTCTTCGCGCGCTCAAGTGACTCCTCCGACGCGGGCTGA
- a CDS encoding questin oxidase family protein: MPDRTGVLDEAYQRLHRTGPEFDGWLSNHAPMTVEAMVRAGRPELVHRWVDAYSDQLDELPAATHRIGSEWLAAMGDERRIGDWIAHFRVELAERPWREVLATWWPRLLPGVAAGATHGVIRVGHAVRVLLEGEQTAPRLDELAHGLGYWAARWESVPGAACPEGTLPPHEAILGVPVLPERTGGIQARLARLADLAGWSESLAALRCPSNSAQAYDMLADLVDVAVLRYRTHGHGAAIMSVHGATAPNAVLRTLPALPEKLWVPSLCAAWIATAAVTSIYAPSQPAPVEEGADLAVDEVLERAVATGDSHAIKFADTAMDTFAHKGTPDALAAAQRCTDLISPS; encoded by the coding sequence ATGCCCGACCGCACCGGCGTGCTCGACGAGGCGTACCAGCGCCTGCACCGCACCGGCCCCGAGTTCGACGGCTGGTTGTCCAACCACGCGCCGATGACCGTGGAGGCGATGGTCCGCGCCGGGCGCCCGGAGCTGGTGCACCGGTGGGTCGACGCCTACAGCGACCAACTCGACGAGTTGCCCGCCGCGACGCACCGGATCGGTTCCGAATGGCTGGCGGCGATGGGCGACGAGCGCCGGATCGGCGACTGGATCGCGCACTTCCGGGTGGAGCTGGCCGAGCGGCCGTGGCGGGAGGTGCTGGCGACGTGGTGGCCGCGGCTGCTCCCCGGGGTCGCCGCGGGCGCGACGCACGGCGTGATCCGGGTCGGCCACGCCGTGCGCGTCCTGCTGGAGGGCGAGCAGACGGCGCCGCGGCTGGACGAGCTGGCGCACGGGCTCGGCTACTGGGCCGCGCGGTGGGAGTCGGTCCCCGGCGCGGCCTGCCCGGAGGGAACGCTGCCGCCGCACGAGGCGATCCTCGGCGTTCCCGTGCTGCCCGAGCGGACCGGCGGCATCCAGGCACGCCTGGCCCGGCTGGCCGATCTCGCCGGGTGGTCCGAGTCCCTTGCCGCGCTGCGCTGCCCCTCGAACTCGGCGCAGGCGTACGACATGCTCGCCGATCTCGTCGATGTGGCTGTGCTGCGCTACCGCACGCACGGGCACGGGGCCGCGATCATGTCCGTGCACGGGGCGACAGCGCCGAACGCGGTCCTCCGCACGCTTCCGGCGCTCCCGGAGAAGCTGTGGGTGCCGAGCCTGTGCGCCGCGTGGATCGCGACGGCCGCCGTCACCTCGATCTACGCCCCTTCACAGCCGGCCCCGGTTGAGGAAGGCGCGGATCTGGCGGTGGACGAGGTACTTGAGCGGGCCGTCGCGACCGGTGACTCACACGCGATCAAGTTCGCCGACACCGCCATGGACACGTTCGCGCACAAGGGAACCCCCGATGCGCTCGCGGCCGCTCAGCGGTGCACGGACCTGATCAGCCCATCGTGA
- a CDS encoding glycosyl hydrolase: MGQRSGFRLGLIATTALLLATPALPAAAEPVGAGSYTTALPAGAALPTACSDLATNPRRHLTANAPAGAVPTNDWWSSLVYKRTECAFSDNLMAHPLSFDTVAGGLGVDYATTPTITGTATGVGEYHYQYGADFTLGVTGLNASEAKVDGWTDWTVSPFWSDGARTLRATIGHGSPFVYAKVTGGDARLSFSAAPTVWLNSGSRIGFSVDGHDYVAYAPSGATWSSGGTAITSNLAGKGFFSVAVLPGNSDRVALANAYGTYAHAHITGTRVSWNYDQAASTVRATYAFTTQALEGSATGTVVSLYPHQWQHLSGGGTPIANTYISPRGPMKTLVGTSSFTTTMRYNGVLPELPSVAMTGADLATLNGFLDQAAQGDPLAGFNNDTYWTGKALGRAARLAEIADQVNRTDVRDKMLNAIRARLTDWFTASPGKSQRVFYYDRNWGTLIGYPASYGSDTDLNDHHFHYGYYIAAAATLAKFDRDWASGGQYGGMVDLLVRDANNYDRNDTRFPFLRDFDIFAGHDWAAGHGAFFAGNNQESSSEGMNFANALIQWGQVTGNNAIRDAGLYIYTTQASAIQNYWFDPQDQAFPAAFEHSTVGMVWGDGGAYSTWFTAEPEKIHGINMLPITGGSLYLGHNPGYIDRNVAEIVRNSGSQPKVWQDIIWSFQALSKPDEALNAFRGTNYTPEEGESRAHTFHWLRNLSALGQVDTSITANHPLHAVFSKGGTRTYVAGNTGTAPITVTFSNGTTLNVPAGKTATTGGGTVTPPPTSATLHVTSPNTLSATSGSGARDDAVTSAGGRNFDGVPTNARVYTACGLTGSIDPAKQTQFSLNVDSATAVGNGVQARISYDPNGSGNYTRTETYRYFATDPVTGWENYTQSAGLQTQTGTLSSLANGCVKLEVWSAIGSGTTSLRASATATEGRQSTVVVPFTMG; the protein is encoded by the coding sequence ATGGGCCAACGCAGCGGGTTCAGACTCGGCTTGATCGCGACAACAGCACTGCTCCTGGCCACTCCCGCGCTGCCCGCGGCCGCGGAGCCGGTCGGCGCGGGCAGCTACACCACGGCGTTGCCCGCGGGGGCGGCGCTGCCGACCGCGTGCTCCGACCTGGCCACCAACCCCCGGCGCCACCTGACCGCGAACGCGCCCGCCGGAGCGGTTCCGACGAACGACTGGTGGTCCTCGCTGGTCTACAAGCGCACGGAATGCGCCTTCTCCGACAACCTCATGGCGCACCCGCTGTCCTTCGACACCGTGGCGGGCGGCCTCGGCGTCGACTACGCGACCACGCCGACGATCACCGGAACGGCGACCGGCGTCGGCGAGTACCACTACCAGTACGGCGCGGACTTCACCCTCGGTGTGACCGGGCTGAACGCGTCGGAGGCGAAGGTCGACGGCTGGACGGACTGGACCGTCAGCCCGTTCTGGTCGGACGGGGCCCGCACGCTGCGCGCCACGATCGGCCACGGTTCCCCGTTCGTCTACGCCAAAGTGACCGGCGGAGACGCGCGGCTGAGCTTCTCCGCAGCGCCCACCGTGTGGTTGAACAGCGGCTCCCGCATCGGTTTCTCGGTCGACGGTCATGACTACGTCGCCTATGCGCCGAGCGGAGCGACGTGGAGTTCCGGCGGTACGGCGATCACATCGAACCTGGCGGGCAAGGGATTCTTCTCCGTCGCGGTTCTGCCCGGGAACTCCGATCGCGTCGCGCTGGCCAACGCCTACGGCACCTATGCGCACGCGCACATCACGGGCACACGCGTGTCGTGGAACTACGACCAGGCCGCGAGCACGGTTCGCGCGACCTACGCGTTCACCACCCAGGCGCTGGAGGGCTCCGCGACCGGAACCGTCGTTTCCCTTTATCCGCACCAATGGCAGCACCTCAGCGGCGGTGGCACTCCGATCGCCAACACCTACATCTCCCCGCGTGGACCGATGAAGACGCTCGTCGGCACTTCGTCGTTCACCACCACCATGCGCTACAACGGCGTTCTGCCGGAGTTGCCTTCGGTGGCCATGACGGGCGCGGATCTCGCCACCCTCAACGGTTTCCTCGACCAGGCCGCACAGGGTGACCCGCTGGCCGGGTTCAACAACGACACCTACTGGACGGGCAAGGCGCTCGGGCGCGCGGCTCGGCTCGCGGAGATCGCCGACCAGGTCAACCGGACCGATGTGCGCGACAAGATGCTGAACGCGATCCGAGCGCGGCTGACCGACTGGTTCACCGCGTCGCCCGGCAAGTCGCAGCGCGTCTTCTACTACGACCGCAACTGGGGAACGCTCATCGGCTACCCGGCCTCCTACGGCTCCGACACCGATCTCAACGACCACCACTTCCACTACGGCTACTACATCGCCGCGGCCGCGACCCTGGCGAAGTTCGACCGCGACTGGGCCTCCGGTGGCCAGTACGGCGGCATGGTCGACCTGCTGGTCCGAGACGCCAACAACTACGACCGCAACGACACGAGGTTCCCGTTCCTGCGCGACTTCGACATCTTCGCCGGGCACGACTGGGCGGCCGGGCACGGCGCCTTCTTCGCGGGCAACAACCAGGAGTCCTCGTCGGAGGGCATGAACTTCGCCAACGCGCTGATCCAGTGGGGCCAGGTCACCGGCAACAACGCCATCCGCGACGCGGGCCTCTACATCTACACGACCCAGGCCAGCGCCATCCAGAACTACTGGTTCGACCCGCAGGACCAGGCGTTCCCGGCGGCCTTCGAGCACTCCACCGTCGGCATGGTGTGGGGCGACGGCGGCGCGTACTCCACCTGGTTCACCGCGGAGCCTGAGAAGATCCACGGCATCAACATGCTGCCGATCACCGGCGGCTCGCTCTACCTCGGCCACAACCCCGGCTACATCGACCGCAACGTGGCCGAGATCGTCCGCAACAGCGGCAGCCAGCCGAAGGTGTGGCAGGACATCATCTGGTCCTTCCAAGCACTGTCCAAACCGGACGAAGCGCTGAACGCCTTCCGCGGCACCAACTACACCCCCGAAGAGGGCGAGAGCCGAGCGCACACCTTCCACTGGCTGCGCAACCTGAGCGCCCTCGGGCAGGTCGACACGAGCATCACCGCGAACCACCCGCTGCACGCCGTGTTCAGCAAGGGCGGCACCAGGACCTACGTCGCCGGCAACACCGGGACCGCCCCGATCACCGTGACCTTCTCCAACGGCACCACGCTGAACGTGCCCGCGGGCAAGACCGCGACGACCGGAGGGGGAACGGTGACGCCGCCGCCGACCTCCGCGACGCTGCACGTGACGAGCCCGAACACGCTTTCCGCCACGAGCGGTTCCGGTGCCCGTGACGATGCTGTCACGAGCGCCGGTGGGCGGAACTTCGACGGCGTGCCGACCAACGCCCGGGTCTACACCGCGTGCGGGCTCACCGGGAGCATCGACCCGGCGAAGCAGACCCAGTTCTCGCTCAACGTGGACTCCGCGACCGCGGTCGGCAACGGAGTGCAGGCGCGGATCTCATACGACCCCAACGGTTCCGGGAACTACACGCGCACGGAGACCTACCGCTACTTCGCCACGGACCCGGTGACCGGATGGGAGAACTACACGCAGTCGGCCGGACTCCAAACGCAGACCGGCACGCTGTCCAGCCTCGCCAACGGATGCGTGAAGCTGGAGGTCTGGAGCGCCATCGGCAGCGGGACCACTTCGCTGCGCGCCAGCGCCACCGCCACGGAAGGTCGGCAGTCCACAGTGGTCGTTCCGTTCACGATGGGCTGA
- a CDS encoding low affinity iron permease family protein has protein sequence MSGLSIIVVIALLLAGVLSGFPAHWQTIVYSLGALVSLLLLFSIQHSTNRQTEAILLKLDELIKATRDASDDVIAVEERDLHEQERLHSRQHDRHQRH, from the coding sequence ATGAGCGGGCTCAGCATCATCGTCGTGATCGCGTTGCTGTTGGCCGGTGTGCTCAGTGGATTTCCCGCGCACTGGCAGACGATCGTGTACTCGCTGGGCGCTCTGGTCAGCCTGTTGCTGTTGTTCAGCATCCAGCACAGCACGAACCGCCAGACCGAGGCGATCCTGCTCAAGCTGGACGAGCTGATCAAGGCGACGCGGGACGCCAGCGACGACGTGATCGCGGTGGAGGAGCGCGACCTGCACGAGCAGGAACGGCTGCACTCCCGCCAGCACGACCGGCACCAACGGCACTGA
- a CDS encoding low affinity iron permease family protein yields the protein MATRENEEDAKMPSDVSGRLSVFDRFATHTSNFVSRAWFFVLCVLLVIIWAPSYFLLDSTDTWQLIINTMTTIVTFLLVALLQNTQKRADDAVQHKLNALADGLSDIMAHLSKNYPDLDHDREELRDAVGLENRENTR from the coding sequence ATGGCCACGCGCGAGAACGAAGAAGACGCGAAGATGCCCTCGGACGTTTCGGGGAGGCTGTCGGTTTTCGACAGGTTCGCCACGCACACCAGCAATTTCGTTTCCCGGGCGTGGTTCTTCGTGCTGTGCGTGCTGCTCGTGATCATCTGGGCGCCGTCGTACTTCCTGCTGGACAGCACCGACACCTGGCAGCTGATCATCAACACGATGACGACGATCGTCACGTTCCTGTTGGTGGCGTTGCTGCAGAACACGCAGAAGCGTGCGGACGACGCCGTGCAGCACAAGCTCAACGCGCTCGCGGACGGGCTCTCCGACATCATGGCGCACCTGTCGAAGAACTACCCCGACCTGGACCACGACCGCGAGGAGCTGCGCGACGCGGTCGGCCTGGAGAACCGGGAAAACACACGGTGA
- a CDS encoding threonine/serine dehydratase yields the protein MLEKARDIARRSQEIAPKLLEHLTVTPLLPFSALGAHLGADLLVKCEHLQRTGSFKARGALAKTLTFTSEQRRRGVVTASSGNHGLGVANALAALGGQGVVFVPENASPVKVAAIERLGARIQRHGTDVGVLERLAREHAADHDMVYIPPYNDPEVIAGQGTVAVEMLEQTGELDAVVVAVGGGGLISGVASVLKRRWPGVRIIGASPANDAGMIASVRAGEVVWVDAEPTLSEGTSGNIEPGAITVELCRSLVDDWVLVDEGAIAAALRMIVDTEHHLVEGAAAMAFAAALAKRDELGGRRVAVISCGANISADLLADALSTTSRSG from the coding sequence ATGCTGGAGAAGGCGCGGGACATCGCACGACGCTCGCAGGAGATCGCACCGAAGCTGCTCGAACATCTCACCGTCACGCCGCTCCTGCCGTTCTCCGCGTTGGGCGCACACCTCGGCGCCGACCTGCTGGTCAAGTGCGAACACCTCCAACGCACCGGCTCCTTCAAAGCCCGCGGTGCGCTCGCGAAGACCCTGACCTTCACCTCGGAGCAGCGGCGGCGCGGCGTTGTCACCGCGTCCTCCGGCAATCACGGCCTCGGAGTGGCCAACGCGCTCGCCGCACTCGGCGGCCAGGGCGTCGTGTTCGTGCCGGAAAACGCCTCCCCGGTCAAGGTCGCGGCGATCGAACGCCTCGGGGCGCGGATCCAGCGCCACGGCACGGACGTCGGCGTGCTCGAACGGCTCGCGCGCGAGCACGCGGCCGACCACGACATGGTCTACATCCCGCCGTACAACGACCCGGAGGTGATCGCGGGACAGGGCACGGTCGCGGTGGAAATGCTGGAACAGACCGGAGAACTCGACGCGGTCGTGGTCGCGGTCGGGGGCGGCGGGTTGATCAGCGGTGTCGCGTCGGTCCTCAAGCGGCGCTGGCCGGGCGTTCGGATCATCGGCGCTTCTCCGGCCAACGACGCGGGCATGATCGCCTCGGTCCGGGCCGGGGAGGTCGTGTGGGTCGACGCCGAGCCGACGCTGTCCGAGGGCACTTCGGGCAACATCGAGCCCGGCGCGATCACGGTGGAGCTCTGCCGTTCGCTGGTCGACGACTGGGTGCTCGTCGACGAGGGCGCGATCGCCGCGGCGCTGCGCATGATCGTCGACACCGAGCACCACCTCGTCGAGGGTGCGGCCGCCATGGCGTTCGCCGCGGCCCTCGCGAAGCGGGACGAGCTGGGCGGACGGCGGGTCGCAGTGATCTCGTGCGGGGCGAACATCTCCGCCGACCTGCTCGCCGACGCCCTCTCCACCACCAGCCGATCGGGTTAG
- a CDS encoding PPOX class F420-dependent oxidoreductase, translating to MTTMPKIELSEGGHAFWTERHLCTLSTIRKDGTPHVVPVGVTLDAEAGIARVITFSHSQKVKHVRAAGSDGARVAVCQVDGGRWSTLEGRAVVREDAASVADAEARYAARYRTPKPNPARVVIEIAITRVLGNV from the coding sequence ATGACCACCATGCCGAAGATCGAGTTGAGCGAGGGCGGCCACGCCTTCTGGACGGAACGCCACCTCTGCACGCTGAGCACGATCAGGAAGGACGGCACCCCGCACGTCGTCCCCGTCGGCGTCACCCTCGACGCCGAGGCGGGCATCGCGCGCGTGATCACCTTCTCCCACTCGCAGAAGGTCAAGCACGTCCGTGCCGCGGGCTCCGACGGCGCCCGGGTCGCGGTGTGCCAGGTCGACGGCGGGCGCTGGTCCACCCTCGAAGGCCGCGCCGTCGTGCGCGAGGACGCCGCGTCGGTTGCCGACGCCGAGGCGCGCTACGCCGCCCGCTACCGGACTCCCAAACCCAACCCGGCCCGCGTGGTCATCGAGATCGCCATCACCCGCGTCCTCGGAAACGTCTAG
- a CDS encoding alpha-ketoglutarate-dependent dioxygenase AlkB family protein, with product MGLFPRERAEIAPGAVHVPDWLGLDEQRRLVEACREWSRPPAGLRATRMPNGSVMSVRSVCLGWHWTPYRYSRSTEDGSPVKPFPDWLGELGRRAAGADYRPDIALVNYYDAGARMGMHRDADERSPEPVVSLSLGDACVFRFGNTDDRGRPWTDVELRSGDLFVFGGPSRLAYHGVTRTFPGTGPEIGLRGGGRLNITLRVSGMD from the coding sequence ATGGGCTTGTTTCCCCGCGAGCGCGCCGAGATCGCGCCGGGCGCGGTGCACGTGCCGGACTGGCTCGGCCTCGACGAGCAGCGGAGGCTGGTCGAGGCGTGCCGCGAGTGGTCCCGCCCGCCCGCCGGGCTGCGCGCGACCCGGATGCCGAACGGCTCGGTGATGTCGGTGCGCTCGGTGTGCCTGGGGTGGCACTGGACGCCGTACCGGTACTCGCGTTCCACCGAGGACGGTTCGCCGGTGAAGCCGTTCCCGGACTGGCTCGGCGAACTGGGGCGGCGGGCCGCGGGCGCGGACTACCGCCCGGACATCGCCCTGGTCAACTACTACGACGCCGGAGCGCGGATGGGCATGCACCGCGACGCCGACGAGCGCAGCCCGGAGCCGGTGGTCTCGCTGAGCCTCGGCGACGCGTGCGTGTTCCGCTTCGGCAACACCGACGACCGCGGTCGCCCGTGGACCGACGTCGAGCTGCGCTCCGGCGACCTGTTCGTCTTCGGCGGGCCGTCGCGGCTGGCCTACCACGGTGTGACCAGGACGTTCCCGGGTACGGGGCCGGAGATCGGCCTGCGCGGAGGCGGACGGCTCAACATCACGCTGCGGGTCTCGGGCATGGATTGA
- a CDS encoding 1-phosphofructokinase family hexose kinase, translating into MTGQNGRVVVFAPSPQLTVTVEDLNGEPDIHVHPGGQGVWQARMITSLGTGVVLCGTVGGETGHVLKHLISDPLIEPQLLDVDARNGAYVHDRRDGSRDELVDMPAGELSRHDLDDLYELTLTHALDTGIALLSGPGNDRVLPHSLYRRLTEDLSANGCRVLADLAGGRLAQVLEGGPSFVKVSHEELIEDGRADSGDLPDLVAAIKEIAKRGPGTVVVSRAAEPALALVEDELFTLHVPDLSPVDTRGGGDSMTAGVAACLAKDEPMTDALRIGAAAGALNITRRGLGTGGGEAIRTLADRVELRPLSESWS; encoded by the coding sequence GTGACCGGACAGAACGGACGCGTCGTCGTCTTCGCGCCCTCGCCGCAGCTCACGGTGACCGTCGAGGACCTCAACGGCGAACCCGACATCCACGTGCACCCCGGCGGCCAGGGCGTCTGGCAGGCCCGGATGATCACCTCGCTCGGTACCGGGGTCGTGCTGTGCGGAACCGTCGGCGGCGAGACCGGGCACGTGCTCAAGCACCTGATCAGCGACCCCCTGATCGAGCCGCAGCTGCTCGACGTGGACGCCCGCAACGGCGCCTACGTGCACGACCGCCGCGACGGCAGCCGGGACGAGCTGGTGGACATGCCCGCGGGCGAGCTGTCCCGGCACGACCTCGACGACCTCTACGAGCTGACCCTGACCCACGCGCTGGACACCGGGATCGCCCTGCTCAGCGGTCCGGGCAACGACCGCGTCCTGCCGCACTCGCTCTACCGCAGGCTCACCGAGGACCTCTCCGCCAACGGCTGCCGCGTGCTGGCCGACCTGGCCGGAGGGCGACTGGCGCAGGTGCTCGAAGGCGGGCCGTCCTTCGTGAAGGTCAGCCACGAGGAGCTGATCGAGGACGGCCGCGCGGACAGCGGCGACCTGCCGGACCTGGTGGCGGCGATCAAGGAGATCGCGAAGCGCGGGCCGGGCACCGTGGTGGTCTCCCGGGCCGCCGAGCCCGCGCTGGCCCTGGTCGAGGACGAGCTGTTCACGCTGCACGTTCCGGACCTGAGCCCGGTGGACACCCGCGGCGGCGGCGACTCGATGACCGCGGGCGTCGCTGCCTGCCTCGCCAAGGACGAACCCATGACGGACGCGCTGCGGATCGGCGCGGCGGCGGGAGCCCTCAACATCACCCGGCGCGGCCTCGGCACCGGCGGCGGCGAGGCCATCCGCACCCTGGCCGACCGCGTGGAACTGCGTCCCCTATCGGAAAGCTGGTCATGA
- the surE gene encoding 5'/3'-nucleotidase SurE: protein MIALITNDDGIDSPGLAALARMAVHCGLSVVVAAPAEESSGTSAGLTAAKDDRRIALARKELPGLPDVPAYAIAGHPGLIAFLAAQGAFGAKPDLVLSGINRGANVGRAVLHSGTVGATLTASINDLRGLAVSLDVGLAGSEQPHWESAAGIVEQAVELLRNSPAGTVLNVNVPDVAADRLGPLRHARLARFGTVQSRVRQLDDDSIEVVAVDVDDARPEPDSDAALLAAGHPTITALRSVAEDPGFELPNA from the coding sequence ATGATCGCGCTGATCACGAACGACGACGGCATCGACTCCCCCGGCCTCGCGGCGCTCGCCCGCATGGCCGTCCACTGTGGACTGTCCGTGGTGGTGGCCGCGCCCGCGGAGGAGTCCAGCGGTACCAGCGCCGGGCTGACCGCGGCCAAGGACGACCGCCGGATCGCGTTGGCGCGCAAAGAACTCCCGGGCCTGCCGGATGTCCCCGCCTACGCGATCGCCGGGCATCCCGGCCTGATCGCCTTCCTCGCGGCCCAGGGCGCGTTCGGCGCCAAGCCGGACCTCGTGCTGTCCGGGATCAACCGCGGTGCCAACGTCGGCCGGGCCGTGCTGCACTCCGGAACCGTCGGCGCGACCCTCACCGCGTCCATCAACGACCTGCGCGGTCTCGCCGTGTCGCTCGACGTCGGGCTCGCGGGTTCGGAGCAACCCCACTGGGAGAGCGCTGCGGGCATCGTCGAGCAGGCGGTCGAGCTGCTGCGGAACTCCCCCGCCGGGACGGTGCTCAACGTGAACGTGCCGGACGTGGCGGCGGACCGGCTCGGTCCGTTGCGCCACGCCCGGCTCGCCCGCTTCGGTACCGTGCAGAGCCGGGTGCGGCAGCTCGACGACGACAGCATCGAGGTCGTCGCGGTCGACGTGGACGACGCGCGACCGGAGCCGGACTCCGACGCCGCGCTGCTCGCCGCGGGGCACCCGACGATCACCGCGCTGCGGTCGGTCGCCGAGGATCCCGGCTTCGAGCTACCGAACGCGTGA